The following proteins come from a genomic window of Pirellula staleyi DSM 6068:
- a CDS encoding trypsin-like peptidase domain-containing protein, with protein MVASVATVLLVLAAGGDAVLLQFSSQNCAPCQAMQSTVERLAGSGYSVRRVDVDNYPQVARQYDVREIPCFVMLHGGRETDRVVGRASFDRLAAMYTPPEQNSQPSTTFVSHPGAAQGPSAAQPAAQYVPTPYKPEPYQPQHLAAAPMAQAPVAQAPAASQPQVPAAYEQADFSTPRAVAVTPTQYREEAANPTDVRRRAMAATVRLKVEDETGFGFGTGTIIDTHDDEALVVTCGHLFRESQGKGTISVDLFAAAGAPSIAGQLIAYDLTRDIALVSIRPGMKVTPMTVASGLTPVVPRESVFSIGCDKGGEPSVRDSQVTGVNKFRGPPNVTVAGQPVDGRSGGGLFSEQGELIGICNAANPADDEGLYAALGSIHWQLDQIGQTQLYKREAEVSQQSPAAMPQEVPPAQSQQFASNAFAANEAVAPAAAVQPAGNFALPEEQLPTEFPQRQQEVAPAVMSASIPSGRQQFAKTVEDAFAGAGADEEMILIVRSRSNPAAPSQVYVLDRPGSKLVSEMAAVARPLAPAANAPPAQQLAREHQQPSNDPRSDRFARRDEYSNEPIIRGQSQP; from the coding sequence ATGGTGGCATCGGTCGCAACAGTTCTTTTGGTGCTCGCCGCAGGTGGCGATGCCGTGCTGCTTCAGTTCTCGTCGCAGAACTGTGCTCCTTGTCAGGCAATGCAATCGACGGTCGAGCGTTTGGCCGGATCGGGCTACTCGGTCCGTCGGGTCGATGTCGACAACTATCCGCAAGTGGCGCGGCAGTACGATGTCCGCGAAATTCCCTGTTTTGTGATGCTGCATGGTGGCCGCGAAACCGATCGCGTGGTGGGACGTGCCTCGTTTGATCGCTTGGCAGCGATGTACACCCCGCCCGAGCAGAATTCGCAGCCCAGCACGACCTTTGTCTCGCATCCCGGAGCAGCACAAGGTCCATCGGCCGCACAACCAGCTGCCCAGTATGTTCCTACTCCTTACAAGCCCGAGCCTTACCAGCCGCAGCATTTGGCCGCCGCACCGATGGCTCAAGCTCCTGTCGCACAAGCTCCCGCTGCGTCGCAGCCCCAGGTTCCTGCAGCTTATGAACAGGCCGATTTTAGTACTCCTCGGGCGGTGGCGGTCACTCCGACCCAGTACCGCGAGGAAGCTGCCAATCCAACCGACGTTCGCCGACGTGCGATGGCCGCCACGGTCCGTCTGAAAGTGGAAGACGAAACCGGGTTTGGATTTGGCACCGGCACGATCATCGATACTCACGACGACGAAGCGCTGGTGGTCACTTGCGGTCACTTGTTCCGCGAGTCGCAAGGGAAGGGGACGATCAGCGTCGATCTGTTTGCCGCTGCTGGTGCGCCTTCGATCGCAGGGCAACTGATCGCCTACGATCTGACACGCGATATCGCCCTCGTGAGCATTCGCCCCGGAATGAAAGTAACTCCCATGACGGTCGCTTCGGGGCTCACTCCCGTTGTGCCACGCGAATCGGTCTTTTCGATTGGCTGCGACAAAGGTGGCGAGCCAAGCGTTCGCGATTCGCAAGTGACAGGTGTGAACAAGTTCCGTGGACCACCGAACGTCACCGTCGCCGGGCAACCTGTCGATGGTAGAAGTGGAGGGGGGCTCTTTAGCGAACAAGGCGAACTGATTGGGATCTGCAATGCTGCCAATCCAGCCGACGACGAAGGGCTCTACGCAGCTCTTGGTAGTATCCACTGGCAACTCGATCAAATTGGCCAAACGCAGCTGTATAAGCGCGAAGCCGAGGTTTCGCAGCAATCTCCAGCCGCTATGCCGCAGGAAGTTCCTCCCGCCCAGTCGCAACAGTTTGCGTCAAATGCGTTCGCCGCGAATGAAGCGGTTGCTCCCGCCGCTGCAGTGCAGCCTGCAGGCAACTTTGCTTTGCCCGAAGAACAACTCCCCACCGAGTTTCCTCAGCGTCAGCAAGAGGTTGCACCTGCAGTGATGAGTGCCTCGATTCCGAGTGGCAGGCAGCAGTTTGCCAAAACGGTTGAAGATGCGTTTGCTGGTGCTGGCGCCGATGAAGAAATGATCCTCATCGTTCGTTCGCGATCCAATCCAGCCGCTCCTTCGCAGGTGTATGTGCTCGATCGCCCTGGCAGCAAGCTGGTTTCGGAGATGGCGGCTGTCGCTCGTCCACTGGCGCCAGCGGCTAATGCTCCACCCGCTCAGCAACTGGCTCGCGAGCATCAGCAGCCAAGCAATGATCCACGCAGCGATCGTTTTGCTCGTCGCGATGAGTATTCGAACGAGCCGATCATCCGCGGCCAGTCGCAGCCGTAG